A stretch of Spirosoma oryzicola DNA encodes these proteins:
- a CDS encoding nucleoside-diphosphate kinase, which yields MATNLTFTMIKPDAVEGGHTGAIIKLIEEAGFRIVAIKKTQLTPERAGQFYAVHRERPFYNDLRTYMSSGAIVPMILEKENAVADFRKLIGATNPAQAEEGTIRKLYAKSMQENAVHGSDSDENAEIEASFFFATTDRY from the coding sequence ATGGCTACGAATCTAACGTTCACCATGATCAAGCCCGACGCAGTGGAAGGCGGTCATACCGGAGCAATTATCAAACTGATTGAAGAAGCGGGTTTCCGTATCGTTGCAATCAAGAAAACGCAGCTAACGCCGGAGCGGGCGGGGCAATTTTACGCCGTGCATCGCGAGCGGCCATTTTACAACGATCTGCGTACGTACATGTCGTCAGGAGCCATTGTGCCTATGATTCTGGAAAAAGAAAATGCGGTTGCTGATTTTCGGAAGCTGATCGGCGCTACAAATCCAGCGCAGGCCGAAGAAGGTACCATTCGTAAGCTGTACGCGAAATCGATGCAGGAGAACGCTGTGCACGGTTCCGATTCGGATGAGAACGCGGAGATTGAAGCCAGCTTCTTTTTTGCGACAACTGACCGGTACTAG
- the nth gene encoding endonuclease III, giving the protein MQKKERFQRFLDYFTQHYPEPKTELNFGNPYELLVAVILSAQCTDKRINQVTPALFARFPEAESLAAASVDEVFSYIRSVSYPNNKAKHLVGMAKLLMERFGGEIPATVEELQTLPGVGRKTAHVILSIVYNEPTMAVDTHVFRVSHRLGLAPLTATTPLAVEKALMAHIPKQYVPKAHHWLILHGRYICLARTPKCPACDLRDFCKYYEKHPELGHSGLK; this is encoded by the coding sequence ATGCAAAAGAAAGAACGCTTCCAGCGATTTCTCGATTATTTCACTCAGCATTATCCAGAGCCTAAAACAGAATTAAACTTCGGCAATCCATACGAGTTGCTGGTCGCGGTTATTTTGTCGGCTCAGTGTACAGATAAGCGGATCAACCAGGTTACACCTGCCCTGTTTGCTCGTTTTCCAGAAGCGGAATCATTGGCGGCAGCGTCGGTTGACGAAGTTTTTTCGTACATCCGTAGTGTGTCCTACCCGAACAACAAGGCCAAGCACCTCGTTGGAATGGCGAAGTTGCTGATGGAGCGCTTTGGCGGAGAAATTCCGGCGACGGTTGAAGAGTTACAGACGCTGCCGGGTGTAGGCCGGAAAACAGCACACGTCATCTTGTCGATTGTGTACAACGAACCCACGATGGCCGTTGATACGCACGTGTTTCGCGTTTCGCATCGGTTGGGACTCGCTCCATTGACCGCGACGACTCCGCTTGCCGTTGAGAAAGCACTGATGGCTCATATTCCGAAGCAGTACGTCCCCAAGGCTCACCACTGGCTTATCTTACACGGGAGGTACATTTGTCTGGCACGGACGCCCAAATGCCCGGCATGCGACCTACGCGATTTTTGCAAGTACTACGAAAAGCACCCCGAGTTAGGTCATTCAGGATTAAAATGA
- a CDS encoding DHH family phosphoesterase has product MQDIEAIGAVIAEPQTVLITTHQNPDADAMGSSLGLAGYLRKKGHRVTVVTPTDYGQNLYWLSGNEEVIAFDEKVRVTVNQLFDEADVIFCLDFSSLDRIRDLAPLVRQSRARKVLIDHHLEPESFAELALWDPTAAATAELVFRLIVALGDKALIDVPIAECLYSGLMTDTGSFRHSNTTGDVHRMAAELVDLKIDVSSIHRRIFDNVSIDKFRLLGYVLNEKLNVLPEYRFAYITLTDAELKQYRSKTGDTEGMVNYALSVEGVVMAAILIDRVDEIRISFRSIGDFSVRELSNKHFNGGGHRNAAGGRSKLSLAETEQKLLAILPEYKELLFKTV; this is encoded by the coding sequence ATGCAAGATATTGAAGCAATTGGCGCGGTTATCGCAGAGCCGCAAACCGTGCTGATTACAACGCACCAGAATCCCGATGCCGACGCAATGGGATCATCGCTGGGGCTGGCAGGTTACCTTCGCAAAAAAGGCCACCGTGTGACGGTCGTAACGCCTACCGATTACGGGCAAAATCTCTACTGGCTATCCGGCAATGAGGAGGTGATCGCTTTCGACGAGAAAGTACGGGTTACCGTAAACCAGTTGTTCGATGAGGCCGACGTAATTTTTTGCCTGGATTTTTCGAGCTTAGATCGCATTCGCGACTTAGCACCGCTGGTACGTCAGTCCCGCGCCCGTAAAGTTTTGATCGACCATCACCTGGAACCGGAGTCATTCGCAGAACTGGCTTTGTGGGACCCAACTGCTGCGGCAACCGCTGAACTCGTTTTTCGGCTTATCGTCGCGCTAGGCGATAAAGCATTGATCGACGTTCCTATTGCGGAGTGCTTGTACTCCGGGCTTATGACCGACACCGGTTCGTTTCGCCACTCGAATACAACGGGCGATGTTCATCGTATGGCTGCCGAACTGGTCGACCTTAAGATTGACGTTAGCAGCATTCACCGGCGCATCTTTGATAACGTATCAATCGATAAGTTTCGGTTGCTCGGCTACGTGCTGAACGAAAAGCTGAACGTACTTCCCGAATACCGGTTCGCTTACATCACCTTGACGGATGCAGAGTTGAAACAGTACCGATCCAAAACGGGAGACACCGAAGGGATGGTTAACTACGCCCTGTCGGTTGAAGGAGTTGTGATGGCCGCTATCTTGATTGACCGCGTTGACGAGATCCGCATTTCATTCCGCTCCATCGGCGACTTTTCGGTTCGGGAGTTGTCAAACAAGCATTTTAACGGCGGTGGCCATCGCAATGCAGCGGGTGGCCGCTCGAAGTTATCCCTGGCTGAAACCGAGCAAAAGTTGCTGGCCATTCTTCCTGAGTACAAAGAGCTACTGTTTAAAACAGTCTGA
- a CDS encoding Gfo/Idh/MocA family protein has product MIRWGILGPGRIAHKFAQDLLTVPDAQLYAVASSNQQRADEFAQQYGIPHALGRYDDLLTLPDLDVVYVATPHTEHHKNVLMLLKGGVAVLGEKPFAMNSEQVREMVEIARSKKVFLMEALWSRFMPGIVRALELAQSGVIGKIVSVKADFGFKAQFSPEGRLFNKALGGGALLDIGIYPLFLSYLFLGKPTSIKASAIFGATDADEQCGMVMTYEGEQLALLDCTLRAKTDCVGIIQGESGQIRIHSRFHETKGVTLHVEGEEPATFDFDRTTHGYDYEANHVMQCLSAGRTESPLWSLEDSLNLMALLDAIRAEAGIVYE; this is encoded by the coding sequence ATGATACGCTGGGGAATTTTAGGACCAGGACGCATTGCCCATAAGTTTGCTCAAGACTTGCTAACCGTACCCGATGCGCAGCTGTACGCCGTCGCTTCGTCAAACCAGCAACGCGCCGACGAATTTGCCCAACAATACGGGATTCCTCATGCGCTTGGCCGGTATGACGATCTGCTCACCCTGCCGGATCTGGATGTTGTGTACGTGGCTACTCCGCACACAGAACACCACAAAAATGTGCTGATGCTGCTCAAGGGTGGCGTCGCCGTGCTAGGCGAAAAACCGTTTGCCATGAACAGTGAGCAGGTACGCGAAATGGTCGAAATAGCCCGTTCAAAAAAGGTGTTTCTGATGGAAGCGCTTTGGAGTCGATTTATGCCGGGAATCGTCCGCGCGCTCGAATTGGCCCAATCAGGAGTTATTGGCAAGATTGTTTCGGTAAAGGCCGACTTTGGATTCAAAGCGCAATTTTCGCCCGAAGGTCGCTTGTTCAACAAAGCATTGGGTGGGGGCGCTCTGCTCGACATCGGTATTTACCCGCTGTTTCTGTCGTACCTGTTTTTGGGAAAACCAACGTCCATCAAAGCATCGGCCATCTTCGGCGCAACCGACGCGGATGAGCAGTGCGGTATGGTGATGACCTACGAAGGCGAACAGCTCGCTTTACTGGACTGTACCTTACGAGCGAAAACGGATTGTGTCGGCATCATACAGGGCGAGTCAGGACAAATTCGAATTCATAGTCGCTTTCACGAAACGAAAGGAGTGACCCTCCACGTAGAAGGCGAGGAGCCAGCTACGTTTGATTTCGACCGGACGACGCACGGGTATGACTATGAGGCTAACCACGTGATGCAATGCCTGAGCGCAGGCCGAACCGAAAGCCCGCTCTGGTCGCTGGAGGATAGTCTGAATTTGATGGCCTTGCTCGACGCAATCAGGGCTGAAGCCGGAATTGTGTACGAATAG
- a CDS encoding AIR synthase related protein, translating into MTDRYAQRGVSASKEDVHNAIAQLDKGLFPKAFCKIVPDTLAGDPDYCTIMHADGAGTKSSLAYLYWRETGDLSVWRGIAQDAVVMNTDDLICVGATGPMLLSSTIGRNKNLVPGEVIAELINGTEEVLQTLRDHGIEIYSTGGETADVGDLVRTVIVDSTVIARMRRDQVISNDRIQAGDVIVGLASFGQATYESVYNGGMGSNGLTSARHDVLAHYLADAYPESFDPAIDRNLIYSGSKRLTDSIAVGSGENVTVGQLILSPTRTYAPVVKALLDELRPHIHGMVHCSGGAQTKVLHFIDNLHVVKDNLFPTPPLFALIQQESGTSWQEMYKVFNMGHRLEVYLPQGLAQQVIDVSKSFGIDAQIIGHVEAYSGKQVTINSEHGTFLY; encoded by the coding sequence ATGACCGACCGTTATGCCCAACGCGGAGTTTCCGCCAGTAAAGAAGACGTTCACAACGCCATTGCCCAACTCGATAAAGGCTTATTTCCAAAGGCGTTTTGTAAAATAGTACCCGATACGCTGGCTGGCGATCCGGATTATTGTACGATCATGCACGCCGATGGAGCCGGAACAAAATCGTCGCTGGCTTACCTCTACTGGCGCGAAACGGGTGATCTGAGCGTATGGCGGGGAATTGCGCAGGACGCGGTCGTGATGAATACCGACGATCTGATCTGTGTAGGTGCAACGGGGCCAATGCTGTTATCATCAACCATTGGCCGTAATAAAAATCTGGTTCCGGGTGAGGTGATTGCCGAACTCATTAACGGTACCGAAGAAGTACTACAAACGCTTCGTGATCACGGTATTGAGATTTATAGCACGGGGGGCGAAACGGCGGATGTTGGCGATCTGGTCCGTACTGTCATCGTTGATAGCACCGTCATTGCCCGGATGCGCCGTGATCAGGTAATCAGCAACGACCGTATTCAGGCGGGTGATGTCATTGTCGGGCTGGCTTCGTTCGGTCAGGCAACGTACGAATCGGTCTATAATGGTGGTATGGGTAGCAACGGTCTGACATCGGCTCGCCATGACGTACTGGCGCATTACCTGGCTGATGCGTATCCGGAAAGTTTTGATCCGGCGATTGACCGGAACCTTATTTACAGCGGATCGAAGCGGTTGACTGATTCAATTGCCGTTGGTTCTGGCGAGAATGTAACCGTGGGCCAACTGATTCTGTCGCCAACACGCACCTACGCACCTGTAGTGAAAGCATTGCTTGACGAGCTACGACCCCATATTCACGGCATGGTGCATTGTTCAGGTGGGGCGCAGACTAAAGTGCTGCATTTTATTGACAATCTGCACGTTGTCAAAGACAATCTCTTTCCAACTCCGCCGTTGTTTGCGCTTATTCAGCAGGAAAGCGGAACGAGCTGGCAGGAAATGTATAAAGTCTTTAATATGGGCCATCGTCTGGAAGTTTATTTGCCTCAAGGCCTCGCTCAGCAAGTGATTGACGTGTCGAAGTCATTCGGTATTGACGCGCAAATTATTGGCCATGTAGAAGCTTACTCAGGGAAACAAGTCACTATTAATTCGGAGCACGGTACATTTTTGTATTGA
- a CDS encoding thioredoxin family protein — MNRWLHLPFLMWLIVGIATVSYAQLPRGYTIGDGVADFRLKSTNGQTVSLGDYKAQKGLIVVFTSNHCPFSKAYEDRLIAIDRKFAPQGYPVLAIMPNDPAAYEDDSFENMKNRARDKGYSFVYAMDETQAVARAFGATRTPEVYVLKHTNGQFILEYIGTIDDSPQDGTNVQRRYVDEAVTSLLAGRPVQSPLTKPIGCAVKWKN; from the coding sequence ATGAATCGCTGGTTGCATCTGCCCTTTTTGATGTGGCTGATTGTAGGAATTGCGACTGTTTCGTATGCTCAACTCCCCAGAGGATACACGATTGGCGATGGTGTAGCTGATTTTCGCTTAAAAAGCACCAACGGACAGACGGTTTCGCTTGGCGATTATAAAGCGCAAAAAGGGTTGATCGTCGTTTTTACCAGTAACCACTGCCCATTTTCTAAAGCATACGAGGATCGTTTGATAGCCATTGACCGAAAATTTGCCCCGCAGGGCTATCCGGTTCTGGCAATCATGCCCAACGATCCGGCCGCTTACGAAGATGATTCGTTCGAAAACATGAAAAATCGGGCGCGTGATAAAGGATACTCTTTCGTGTATGCAATGGACGAGACGCAGGCTGTAGCGAGAGCATTTGGCGCTACCCGGACGCCAGAAGTGTACGTATTAAAGCATACCAACGGACAGTTCATACTCGAATACATCGGTACGATTGACGATAGCCCGCAAGATGGGACAAACGTACAGCGACGTTACGTTGATGAAGCGGTTACCAGCTTGTTGGCTGGCCGTCCGGTACAGTCTCCGTTGACCAAGCCAATCGGCTGCGCCGTCAAATGGAAGAACTAG
- the rdgB gene encoding RdgB/HAM1 family non-canonical purine NTP pyrophosphatase, protein MELCFATNNQHKLDEVSSKLGDTFQLKTLKNIGCLDELPETTGTIPGNSRQKADYVWTHFGVSCFADDSGLEVESLNGEPGVDSAFYSGSRNAENNIEKLLTNLAGQSNRKARFITVFTLVLHGVEHQFEGTIEGQIVEEPRGTGGFGYDPVFQPDGYDRTFAQMSLEEKNAISHRSRALAKMIDYLKDQVFS, encoded by the coding sequence ATGGAACTCTGCTTTGCCACGAACAATCAACACAAATTAGACGAGGTGTCATCCAAGCTGGGTGACACTTTCCAGCTCAAAACACTAAAGAATATTGGCTGCCTGGACGAGCTACCGGAAACCACGGGCACCATTCCCGGCAATTCGCGTCAGAAAGCCGATTATGTCTGGACGCATTTTGGTGTGTCCTGCTTTGCCGACGATTCGGGATTGGAAGTCGAATCCCTGAATGGCGAGCCCGGCGTTGATAGCGCTTTTTACTCGGGGAGCCGCAACGCAGAGAACAACATCGAGAAGTTATTGACTAATCTGGCGGGACAATCAAACAGAAAAGCCCGTTTCATTACGGTCTTTACGCTGGTGCTCCACGGGGTCGAACACCAATTTGAAGGAACTATAGAAGGTCAGATTGTAGAGGAGCCACGCGGTACGGGTGGATTTGGTTACGACCCGGTATTTCAGCCGGATGGCTACGACCGTACATTTGCTCAGATGAGTCTGGAAGAAAAGAATGCGATAAGCCACCGGTCGCGGGCGCTTGCCAAGATGATCGATTACCTGAAAGACCAGGTGTTTTCCTGA
- a CDS encoding DUF3291 domain-containing protein has translation MGLSDPDSLPVTTVTVFHYESYTRFQAFANMGRSLMKPFEEEGMVFCKLMGSGKNFGLVPDFSQYVFLAVWKSDAHADAFLQSATYRHLQEGTDQTGTLYLRTQRAHGHWDGQSPFVKSTQPVASDATPVAVLTRATIRYRALPDFWRHVPQARQRLQAHSENLLFGIGVGEVPLVQQCTISVWRTAKAVDQYAYREAGHREVVQRTRQRQWYSEELFARFSVFKAEGTLFTDIQRIICAI, from the coding sequence ATGGGACTAAGTGATCCTGATTCATTACCCGTCACGACAGTGACCGTGTTTCATTACGAATCGTACACTCGGTTTCAGGCGTTTGCCAATATGGGACGGTCTCTCATGAAACCGTTTGAGGAAGAAGGAATGGTGTTCTGCAAGCTTATGGGTAGCGGTAAAAATTTTGGTCTTGTTCCGGATTTCTCCCAATACGTTTTTCTAGCTGTCTGGAAAAGCGACGCTCACGCCGATGCTTTTTTACAGTCAGCTACTTACCGGCATTTGCAGGAGGGTACTGATCAAACCGGTACGCTCTATCTTCGTACGCAGCGGGCGCACGGGCACTGGGATGGTCAAAGCCCGTTCGTCAAATCGACGCAACCAGTCGCTTCCGATGCGACACCCGTAGCGGTGTTGACCAGAGCGACCATTCGCTATCGTGCTTTGCCGGATTTCTGGCGTCATGTACCTCAGGCTCGTCAGCGCTTACAGGCTCATTCGGAAAATTTGCTGTTTGGTATTGGCGTCGGCGAAGTACCCCTTGTACAACAATGTACAATTAGCGTATGGCGAACGGCGAAAGCTGTCGATCAATACGCGTATCGGGAAGCGGGGCATCGGGAAGTTGTACAGCGAACCCGACAGCGCCAGTGGTATAGCGAGGAATTATTCGCTCGTTTTTCCGTATTCAAGGCAGAAGGTACGCTATTTACAGACATTCAACGTATAATCTGTGCTATCTAA
- a CDS encoding FKBP-type peptidyl-prolyl cis-trans isomerase: protein MSLKNFGKAALIVAVVAACGKNRVQVTDNGLKYQIHEQADSPRKGKVGDILTLHLTLLNNKDSILRDTHKEGAPFQMLLQVPPFKGSYEEGLTMLGKGDSATFYVSADSLFTRAMQPLPPGVQKGTDIGIAVKVINVQSEDEYKKTQAADFEKQKGIDAKIIENYVAKNGLAGKVQKTESGVYYVITQPGSGPAPSRGDLVQVHYTGKLLDGKVFDSSKTNPQSGGKPVQFPVGVGQVIPGWEEGVMKMHKGEKATLIIPSTLAYGPRGNQGIPPNSVLLFDIDLIDIQKGQAGQPGMPQGMPQPGR from the coding sequence ATGTCTCTTAAAAATTTCGGGAAAGCCGCCCTGATTGTCGCTGTGGTAGCGGCCTGCGGTAAAAACCGCGTTCAGGTAACGGACAACGGCCTGAAGTACCAAATTCATGAGCAGGCTGACAGCCCACGCAAGGGTAAAGTCGGTGACATTCTTACGCTTCACCTGACGCTGCTCAACAACAAAGATTCTATTCTCCGCGATACTCATAAAGAAGGTGCTCCCTTCCAAATGCTGTTGCAGGTTCCTCCATTCAAAGGAAGCTACGAAGAAGGATTGACCATGCTTGGCAAAGGCGATAGCGCAACGTTCTACGTAAGCGCCGATTCGCTATTTACGCGGGCCATGCAACCACTTCCTCCAGGCGTTCAGAAAGGTACAGATATCGGTATCGCAGTAAAGGTGATCAATGTTCAGTCGGAAGACGAATACAAAAAAACGCAGGCGGCTGATTTCGAAAAGCAAAAAGGAATCGATGCTAAAATTATCGAAAACTACGTAGCGAAGAACGGTTTGGCCGGTAAAGTACAGAAAACTGAGTCGGGCGTTTACTACGTAATTACGCAGCCGGGCAGCGGCCCTGCGCCTTCGCGTGGTGACCTTGTTCAGGTACATTACACAGGTAAATTATTGGACGGAAAAGTATTCGATAGCTCGAAGACAAATCCACAGTCGGGTGGCAAACCCGTTCAGTTCCCAGTCGGTGTTGGTCAGGTAATTCCAGGTTGGGAAGAAGGCGTTATGAAAATGCACAAGGGCGAAAAAGCAACGCTTATTATTCCTTCGACGCTGGCTTACGGTCCACGCGGAAACCAGGGTATTCCACCTAATTCTGTCCTGCTGTTCGATATTGATCTGATCGATATTCAGAAAGGACAGGCGGGTCAGCCTGGCATGCCACAAGGTATGCCGCAGCCCGGTCGTTAA
- a CDS encoding peptidylprolyl isomerase has product MSVINKIRERSGLAVGVIAVSLILFIVGGDLLGGRSLLFGGNQQEVGEIAGQSIDYPEFNAKVDELRAQFEQQTGRAPAEQDLVQLREQAWNQLLFEIAYQKEFDKLGLKVSPEELVDMVQGNNISPAVRQAFTNPQTGVFDKSTIINYLKGLKNLPPQQQAAWANFEQNLSSDRLREKYEGLMRLSVFATTAEAQKEYQAQNSKADLKFLFVPYYTINDTTVKVTDSQLQDYLNKHKDEFPGANTRSIQYVTFSVAPSKEDSATLYNQIKSLARGLGAATNDSTFAQQNSDVRVPLYLTAGEMPEQLRASIPTFSPGGIYGPFREGNTYFIYKYGGTKKDTSFTARASHILIRPTAQTDSAKADARRRAEGILQQIQGGASFEALAQTNSADGSAQNGGDLGYFKNNGQMVKPFESAIFGATSAGLIPRIVETDFGYHIIKVTQPKTNVLYRVAAIGKSITPSQTTRDEALRKADQFASDVRTKEAFDAKVKEDKSIVVATADRIPENASNINALADARSVVRWAFDDKTDVNSVSEPFEIGDQYVIAVLTNKTNKDDVKVDDYRAELTAKVRNELKGEQIISKLGNASGTLEAIAQKYGAGALVENVEDVNLATGFLRSAGVDPVALGKAFGLKPGKRSKPFAGDAGVLIVETTNVTPAPAVADYALYKTQIQQNNASRTGFYINEAIKEAAKVEDRRAKFY; this is encoded by the coding sequence ATGTCTGTCATTAACAAGATCAGAGAACGTTCAGGACTGGCCGTAGGTGTTATCGCCGTCAGCTTGATTCTGTTCATTGTGGGGGGGGATTTGCTCGGAGGCCGTAGTTTGCTGTTCGGCGGAAACCAACAGGAGGTCGGCGAAATTGCTGGCCAATCCATTGATTACCCAGAATTCAATGCCAAAGTAGACGAGCTTCGGGCTCAGTTTGAGCAACAAACAGGACGCGCTCCGGCTGAACAGGATCTTGTACAGCTCCGTGAACAAGCCTGGAATCAGCTGTTGTTCGAGATTGCTTACCAGAAAGAGTTCGACAAACTTGGTCTGAAAGTGTCGCCGGAAGAACTGGTCGACATGGTACAGGGTAACAACATCAGCCCAGCCGTTCGGCAAGCCTTTACGAACCCACAGACGGGCGTATTCGACAAGAGTACGATTATCAACTACCTCAAAGGCTTAAAGAATTTGCCTCCGCAACAGCAGGCAGCCTGGGCCAACTTTGAGCAAAACCTGAGTTCGGATCGGTTACGCGAAAAATACGAAGGACTGATGCGCCTGTCGGTATTCGCTACAACAGCCGAAGCGCAGAAAGAATACCAGGCTCAAAACTCAAAAGCTGATCTTAAATTCCTGTTCGTTCCGTACTATACCATTAACGATACGACGGTAAAAGTAACGGATTCGCAGTTGCAGGATTACCTCAACAAACACAAGGACGAGTTTCCGGGTGCTAATACACGGTCGATTCAGTACGTAACTTTCTCGGTTGCTCCGTCAAAAGAAGACAGCGCAACGCTTTACAACCAGATTAAGTCGCTGGCACGGGGACTTGGTGCGGCTACGAACGACTCAACGTTTGCCCAGCAAAACAGCGATGTGCGGGTGCCCTTGTACCTAACAGCGGGTGAAATGCCGGAACAGTTGCGGGCGTCGATCCCAACATTCTCACCGGGTGGTATCTACGGTCCATTCCGGGAAGGCAACACGTACTTTATCTACAAGTATGGTGGTACGAAAAAAGATACCAGCTTTACCGCACGTGCTAGCCATATCCTGATTCGCCCGACGGCGCAGACGGATTCGGCAAAAGCAGATGCTCGTCGCCGGGCAGAAGGCATTTTGCAACAGATTCAGGGTGGTGCTAGCTTCGAAGCATTAGCGCAAACCAACAGTGCCGATGGTTCGGCGCAAAACGGTGGTGACCTTGGCTACTTCAAAAATAACGGTCAGATGGTGAAGCCTTTTGAGTCGGCTATTTTTGGAGCTACGTCAGCAGGGTTGATCCCACGCATCGTTGAAACGGATTTTGGCTATCACATCATTAAGGTGACACAGCCTAAAACGAACGTACTTTACCGGGTTGCGGCTATTGGTAAATCAATCACACCTAGCCAGACAACGCGTGACGAAGCGCTGCGCAAAGCGGATCAGTTCGCTTCTGACGTAAGAACGAAAGAAGCATTTGACGCCAAAGTAAAAGAAGATAAGTCAATTGTTGTCGCAACGGCTGATCGGATTCCCGAAAACGCCAGCAACATTAACGCGCTGGCTGATGCCCGTTCGGTTGTTCGCTGGGCGTTTGACGACAAAACGGATGTTAATTCGGTATCGGAACCATTCGAGATTGGTGATCAGTACGTTATTGCTGTGCTGACGAACAAGACGAATAAAGATGACGTAAAGGTTGACGATTACCGTGCTGAACTAACCGCAAAAGTGCGGAACGAGCTGAAAGGTGAGCAGATCATCAGCAAGCTTGGTAATGCCAGCGGCACGTTGGAAGCGATTGCTCAGAAATACGGTGCTGGCGCGCTGGTTGAGAATGTAGAAGATGTAAATCTGGCAACGGGTTTCCTTCGTAGCGCCGGTGTTGATCCTGTCGCTTTGGGTAAAGCGTTTGGCCTCAAGCCTGGCAAGCGTTCGAAACCGTTCGCGGGCGACGCTGGCGTGCTGATCGTCGAAACGACAAATGTGACACCTGCTCCAGCCGTTGCGGATTACGCTCTGTATAAAACACAGATTCAGCAGAACAACGCATCGCGCACTGGATTCTACATTAACGAAGCTATCAAAGAGGCTGCGAAAGTAGAAGATCGCCGGGCTAAGTTTTATTAG
- a CDS encoding DUF481 domain-containing protein, which translates to MKNIQILSVVSVLFFCFSSVFAQIVEQPDPLRPSTPDSVKTDSSNVATTRKDTIKAEVAKPVTPIFRYRFTADGTFTSGNVNRALLQLTSAVDYQLSNYFKLSSNPSFVYGKQNGLLAEREWFGDLRTTYRHEQRLYYLAFGSYERSNLRQINHRWTIAGGAGFKVLNRKRAYISITDVLMQEYTDFLELDDINIFRNSTRLYGEYVFGKDRFTITHTAFYQPALGQYNVRWNASVSVQVKLTAATSLRTTLANAYESLVVPGRQNNDLRFTVGLVYEKK; encoded by the coding sequence GTGAAAAACATTCAAATTCTTAGTGTAGTCAGTGTGCTTTTTTTCTGTTTTTCCAGTGTCTTTGCCCAAATCGTTGAACAGCCCGACCCGTTACGCCCGTCAACGCCCGATTCCGTTAAAACCGATTCAAGCAACGTAGCGACCACCCGCAAGGACACCATAAAAGCCGAGGTTGCCAAGCCCGTGACGCCTATCTTCCGGTATCGATTCACCGCCGACGGTACATTTACGTCTGGTAACGTCAATCGGGCCTTATTGCAACTAACCAGCGCCGTCGACTATCAACTAAGTAATTATTTCAAACTGTCCAGTAATCCGTCGTTTGTGTACGGTAAACAAAACGGTCTATTGGCCGAACGCGAATGGTTCGGTGATCTGCGTACGACGTATCGCCACGAACAACGATTGTATTATCTGGCTTTTGGCTCGTACGAACGCAGTAACCTTCGGCAAATCAATCACCGCTGGACTATAGCGGGCGGGGCTGGTTTTAAGGTCCTGAATCGCAAGCGGGCTTATATTTCGATTACGGACGTGCTGATGCAGGAATACACGGACTTTCTGGAGCTGGACGACATCAATATTTTTCGTAATTCAACACGACTGTACGGCGAGTACGTCTTTGGTAAGGACCGCTTCACAATTACGCACACGGCGTTTTACCAACCGGCTCTTGGCCAATACAATGTTCGCTGGAATGCCAGTGTGAGCGTCCAGGTCAAACTAACAGCAGCGACCAGCCTACGGACCACCTTGGCAAATGCATACGAAAGTCTGGTTGTACCCGGTCGGCAGAATAACGACCTTCGCTTTACGGTCGGATTGGTTTACGAGAAAAAATAA